The Lutra lutra chromosome 16, mLutLut1.2, whole genome shotgun sequence genome segment CTGGTCCTCTGGTCTTGGTGGGGTTCATTGGGATAAAGGataaatgaagcaaatattttcGACAAGTTTAGCAGATGAGGTAAAAGTTGCTATGGATGTAAAAATGCTATCCAAATACTTGTTACGTTAAGGAACAAGGAGAAAAGCCATACTGGCTTCCAAGAAGTTAcaccaaaataattattttgcaagGTGAAGACTAAAAATCCTTAAAGTAAAGGATGACATGACCCATTCTTGGAAAAGATGGGAAGAGACACTTTCGTGTTAACTCCAATGGTAGAACCACTTCCCCTGCCGTGGCAGAACAGGGGTGGCCCCCCACCGACTGTTCCTTCTCCAACCAGCAGCCACCTTCATTAAGCGTTCACAGTGGGTATAAAAGAGCCCAGGGCCCGGGAGAGGCCAGCTCAGAACCCACAGAAGTCCCGTTAGACCGTCTCCAGTGTCATCCTTCCTGCTACTCAGGGACCCTGAACTCTGATCTCCATCCCTTTTGGCTGGGTTGCGGGCCCAGGAACTGCTAACACCCAAGGCCATCGCCTCTAGATGTTGTCCTCGACCTGCCAGTGCTGACATCCTTACATCCCAAACCTAGCGACAATAGCTCCGCTCTCTCCTAGAAATGCTGGAGCCGTCCCTACCTTGTGTACCTCTAACACTTCCTATCACCCCTCCGGCCTGGCTGGAACTCCAGAAATGTGACTGCCTCACCTCTCATGCCTCTCTGGCTATTGTAAAACCTCCCCTCCCATGGCCTCCTCTGGCTACCAGCTGACCTCATCCTGGCTTGTGCTACTCCTGCCCTGCTCAGCTGCTTCCCCACATATGCCCTGTCTCAAACATCTCACCAGGGCAATGCTACTGGATGATGAGAGAATGGCCTTTAAAAACCCAtgacccaggggcgcctgggtggctcagtgggttaagcctctgccttcggctcaggtcatgatctcagggtcctgggatcaagccccgcatcgggcactctgctcaggggggagcctgcttccctctctctctctctgcctacttgtgatctttaaaaaaaaaacaaacaaaacccatgacccagggcacctggggagcgcagtcggttaagcgtcagagtctcggttttggctcaggttgtgatcttagggttgtgggatcaagctctgcatggggctctgcactcagcttgagactctctaaaataaataaattttaataatataatcaaAAAACCCTCAAACCCATGGTCCTGTAAGGTCTCctcattcttttctaaaaataaaaattcttttatttactcattagacaggaaacacaggcaggaggggcagcaggcagagggaaagggggaggcaggctccccgtggagtaagcagcccgatgcagggctcgatcccaggaccctgggatcatgaccagagcggaaggcagacgcttaactgactgagctatccaggcgccccaggtttccTCATTTTACCTTCTGCTATCCCCACCAGCCAAGTTTTGCTTTCTGTAGTTCAATGAACGGTGTTTTTTCCAaaccactccctcccctccccccatccatcCACACCCCATCCCCTGTGCTGGGTCTGAGGCTCCCCGCTCTGGCAGCCTCCCAATACCAAGGGTACTTTAAAGGTTGCCTGCTCTGCAGAAACACTGTTTGAAAACAGGATTCTTAGACCTTATTTCAGGATCAGTCTCTGGGGATGAGGTCCAACTGTCAGTTGTACAGATGTGGGACCCAAAGACCTCGATCTCTTCAGCTGGAGTCCTGAGAGCCCAGGCACCTGAATTCAGCCATGGCTCAGCCAAGCATCCCTGGCTAAGCACGCACCAAGCTTTCCTTTGAAAAAAGGAAGCCGATTCCATTGCTGAGGGCTCTTAAGACCCTTGTATTTGCGGAGTCTCCAGGGATTTAAATCCTGAACTTCTAAAATCTACTTTGGCTAATGCTGGGAGAACTACTTTTTGGGTAGTAAGTCTGTGAAAATCCTTCTCATTAAACCTCACGAGACGCTCCTAATGCCGTCGAGTTCCATAAGCCTAATTCTCGTTCCCGACTTACTGAACCCCGatgttagggtccgtaatcaaagaagcaagactgatacaaagcgaaggtcaagcaaagctttatttcgcgccaagcatcgagaatcaaactgaccgttCAGGGCCATCTTACAAAGAGGCGATGCGTAATCCTTTGATTACGGATCCTAACACTGACTCTGTGGTGTCCTCAGAACGATCAGTCTGAGCTATGCCCAGTACTGCAGACTGTGACCACTGAAAGAGAACAGAAGCACTTAGAacctgggtgcctgggcagctcagtgggttaagcgtctgactcttgatttcagcacggAGCCTACTTTGGATTCTCTCTTTGACCTCCACTCACTGTGTGAACATGGATACGTCACTTGACACTTCGGGGGCTCAGATTCCTCACCGATAAAGGAAGTGGGACAGTGCCTTTAGCGACAGTCATCTGAGTCATCATGAGGGCTGAATGAGGTCATAATGCAACATACCAGGCGGTGTCTGATACAGTCATCCCCTGACCAACATTAGtcccctccctttttcctctgAAATGAAAAGTGCCTGTATCAGAGACACTCTTCAGCACTATCAAAGGTAGTACAGGAAATAACTAAGTCCTGCTTGCCAGAGAGATTCGCACGGGCCACCGCAAaccacagagaagcagagatcTGACAACCACCTGTGTTTCTAGTTACGGTGCACTTTCCGCAAGGCGGTTTAGTGGAAAGGGCGAAATGTGGTCTGAAGAGACTGTTCTACCTGCTGCTTTACCATCGACTGGCAACATGACCTTGAACCAATCaattctcctctctgcctgtttcttcaCCTGCCAAACACAGAGAAATCACTGCCCCCTCTCAGCGCGCAGACGCTGAAATAATAGATGGAAGCGCTCTGAAAACAAGCAACACAGAGGTTAATAGTAATTCTAGGTCAGCATGGGGAAAGGGCTGAGGGCCTCAACTTTGACCTTGAGACGGACTAGAAGTCTGTAAAGAGGGCCTAGAGGTTAGGTCTGTTTGTAGGAAAACCAGTAACCACTAAAGCAGTCGACGATGTACCTGTAGCTAGCAACACTGTCCAGCCACTACACTTCTGTTTTGACAGCTTTAGAAAGACTTCATTaccatattaggaaaaaaaaaaatgcttgttgtCAGACCAGATGACTTGGGGTTTAgtgaatatataataatttataaaatataccagagagagaaaatatgtccCTTTTAAGAAGAGATGTTACAAGTTTTTCAGGTGCAAAGCTATTCCGAGTTGCTACAGGTCTCCTGTTGAAGCTAAAAGTACTAGTAAATGCTACACACACACGAGATCTAAATGCTACATTAAACTAATGTGCTTCTAGAAaaccttaaaagagaaaaatctaaagcTTCCTggtgaggaaaatgaggaaacTTTATGTATCGTTAACTAGAGATCGTCCAATAACTGAAGGTCAAGTTGTGCAGGAGAAAAGGGAGGATTCCCTGAAATTCCAGGGACTTTCTGACTTGACTCATTCTAGGCACTGGCAAGGAGCTTCCGGAGGGCTTCTGAGGAGATGGCCTCACAGCCTGTCCGTTTCTTTCCAGGACTCCTTACTGGATCTCTCAAGACCGCTTGAACAGCTGCCCAACATCCCCCGGCCacgcccctgccccctcctgctgCGGAAATGCAAGTGATCAATGTCACTGGCTGACCTGGCCTAGACCTGGCCTAGTCCGACCTTCAACTCTGCGTGGAGGGTAAGGGAGAATGGTAAACCACTGGTACTAATTCTGGAGCCAGAATTGAAGTTTTCTGAACAACTGTAAGTCTGGTATACTGGAGTGCCTAGGTAAAAAAGTCAAATGAGCAAAAACAGGAGTATTCTGAACCTTATTAATTCAAAAGGCACAGAGCTGTATGGATGGGCTGGATGGCCCGTGAAAATGCGCATGTTTACCTTTTGAGAGTCTCTCCCCCTGGGGACTGGTGGGCTGAGGATTTTGGGCCATTGCATTCCAATACTGGGGCTTCCCTGGCAATACTCCTAGTCCAAGATAACCAGGATAGAGCTCTGGAAACCACTCCAGGCCCAGGGAGCTTGAAAGGGTCTTCCTATCAGCAATGCCAATCTGACGGAAGGGGCTGTAAGAGGCGTGAGGCAGGACTGAATGTAAGGTTTGCTGGCAGCCGAGGTGTGACACTGGGGGCCCATGGCCAGAGCTGGGCTGCAGAGAAGCTCCTTCACCACTCTCTGTCAACGCCTCCACATCAAGGACTCCGTGAGGACGGCAggctcctgctttctcttcttggaaAAATCTGACAGCCAGAGAAGCAAGGCTTTGATTATGTGGCTGTGACACAGAAAGCAGCTCACTGCAGGCCGTCTCTCTTGGAATGAACAAATTTGAACTGGGACCTTCATGTGAACCTTTATTCTCTGTGGCTGAATCATCACTACTGATGTTCTTTGCATCACCCATCACAGAAGCCCATTCCGGGATTTCTGCTACAGATACACTTTTCTCTGCATTTCCTCTGCTGCTGTGTGCCTCTGTTCCAAGGTACAGTCCTTTTCCCTGGTTCTCCCTGACTTGGATGTCACCTACTAGgctaactttaaaatttaaaaattgtgattcCATGTTCTTTTCTTGAGTCTCAGAGTCTCTAACATCAGAAGAGACTTCTGAGAGGTGGTCCCTGGCCTTAGACTGTCTCTCGTTGTTTGACAATGATGTTCTTACTCCTTCAACCCCGTAACTGAGATTCAGGGGAGAACTGTGATGAGGTTTATCTGGTAAATTTACTAGAAGCTTCCATCTTAGGGGATCAATTTTGTCCAATCTGAAATTAGTAGAAGTGATCTGTACATCATTGGGTAAGGCAGAAGAGTATTTTCTATCTTGATCTGATGAAGAAGGTTCTACTGGGCCAAGAGGTAAAGATGTTTCAGTTTCTGAAAGGTTACTTCTACCTTCCCCTGATGTAGGCAAATATTTGGCAAGTTCCCTCCTAGGAGTGGTGGTCTCTGATGCGTGAAACCGACCCTTCGCTTCTCCCTGGAAAGTTATCTTTGGTTCagtattttttagtgttttgatAGAGCACTGACCTTGATTCTGGACGTCTTTATTTGCCTTTGTATTACTTGATCTTTCCAAACCAACAGCCAGGGGTGGAAAAGACTTCGTAGCCTGTTCCGGTCTGTCCTTTACCAAGTTGGTATTTCTCTTCTTACTCGCCATCTCCAACTTTTTCTCTTTAGTGTTATTTAAGTCGGCGATCGgccctttcatttttttagcgTGTGGAGCTGGCTTGGACTGACAAGCTTTCTGATCAGCAGGTACATTCGGTCCTATCATCTTACAATACGGCAAGTGGGATTTTAATCGTTTAAATGGCTTTTTACAGTGAGGACACACTTCCATCCTGGGTGAGTATCGCTCTCCTATTCCTGAAAAACGCAAATGGGAGATTATGAGGGGCACATAGCTGGCAAATCACTAACATTTCATTTACGTGTGTACCTTTCATTTGGAAGGACCTAGGTtgaaggaagttttaaaaaatgtgttttgacttattcttttccttacagaggtagaaaacagaaaacatggtTGCTTTTAAGATAAATATCGTTGGCTTCACTTCTGTTTggcattttacatttcttaaagTCTTCCAAGAATCAACTGTTGGTAAAACAACCAAAGTGGTTTTCCACAACCCTAATTAGTAGATGAGGAAAGTCAAAAGACTTAAATCTAATATATTAATGGTTAAATTAATGGAAGAAAAAGTTGTACAAAATACAGGtcagagaggcgcctgggtggctcagtcggttaagcatctgccttcagctcaggtcatgatcccaggatcctgggatacaGTCCCATGTGCGGCTCcttacttagcagggagtctgcttctccctctggccctccccctgcttgtgctctctctcccgccttaaataaataaataaaatcttcaaaataccaATCAGATTaaaatgtttgctgtttaagGTTATAGCAAGTCAACTGGTTACTACCTGAGTGTAAAGAAACAGTTAAAATCCCTTAAACACATCATTTAAGGAAAGAATGGCGAAGAGTAAAAACTCAGGCCACGATCTGAAGGCTGCTGCTTAGAATCATGGTGTTCGAAGTGGTATACGGAAGATCTACCACAGTGCAACAAGAAAATATTagatctgggacgcctgggtggctcagttggttaagcagctgccttcggctcaggtcatgatcccagcgtcctgggatcgagtcccacaacgggctccttgctcatcggggagcctgcttctccctctacctctgcctgccattctgtctgcctgtgcttgctctctctccctctctctctctgacaaataaataaataaaatcttaaaaaaaaaaaaaaagaaaatattagaccTTCCATCATTTCAGCATGAGAAACGAAGCTCTAACACCGTATTAGtaacatatgtatacacacatacacgtttATGTAAAAGTGTTTACAATGCACAAATGATATATACACGTGGTGGGGACACAGtcctcatttttaatttacagTTTGCAGTACAACGGACAACCGGCAAATTCATTCAGCATGAAATCTTTGTGATATTCATACCAcgcaaaaacatggaaaaaaacaaTACCATGTATCATTTGTACCTCTTTGAGCACTAAGCCTGTCACATAATAGTTGTTGAATGGACTCCTTTTCTGGACATAAACATGCAAACGCTATTATCACAGATGACTATGGCTGTGAAAACCTTCTGAACACGGAGACTAAAACCATTTACACAAAACAGATACACGGAATCCGGGCCAATCCATTTAGAATCCTATATAAACTCaggcaaaacaaaactgtttccaGCCAAAGAGCTTCAATTTTTCTTACTTTGGAGGTAAACCCCTTGACAATATAATCAAAGTAAATACCCACAACTGAAGCCAGTCCACGGGCCTTGGACTGATAACTCTGGAAGGGGCTAGGGATCTCTTGGACGTGTCTGCCTCTACATTCCTCCACTACCCTTAAACCTACTGGAAAGATCCTGCACCCTCACGTGGTAACGTCTCATCCTGGGTGGGTGGCTACTTACTGACTGGAGCCTCTTCCAGAAGGATGCTAACTTGGGGACTGTTTCTCCCGGCTCTCCATGCCTCACGATCGCAGTCCCCGAGTCCGGCAGCACAAACTCGGTTTGAATTGTCAGCCTGCGCGACACACAATCAGAAACGTAACTCGTTAGCACACCCAGCGAATGGCTGTGGGGCGGCACTGGGCCAAATACAATCTAACCGCGTTATCGGCAGGGCAGGTCCCCTCGGGGCTCCGGGAAGCAAACAGTTAAGGCCGCGCCCGCCTCCCGGGCGCAGGGCCCGTGGGACTCCTGCCAAACGCCTCCCTCAACCCCTACCCCGCCCGGCCGCGGTACCCGGCCAGCCCTCCTCCCGGTTCCCGCACTTTTTCCGGAAGCGGAGCCGcagcttcccgctgagtgggcggggccctcctccccagcagccccaACCGGAGACTCCGGAACCGCGCGGATGCTGAAGGGGGCTCGTCCTGCCGCCCCGGaaagctccccccaccctcatgGCTGGCCATCCGATCAACTTCCTCTCCTCCCGGGAAACACTCCCCAATCTCTTGACACACGGCGTGATCCACCGGACACAGCACGACTGGCCGCAACTGACCCAGACCAGCATCCTCACCTCGCCAGGCGAGGAAGTTCCGGAAGCCCCTGCGACAAGCCCCCCGGCGCAGCCCCTCGAGCGGCTTCCCAACTCCCGGGCAGGCACCCGCCGCAGGCCGTCTGCGCCACTGCCTGATGCTGCTCAGCTgtgttttaaaaaactgttacCACAAAGGGGCCTAACTCAAATACTTGTTTCGTATTATGATGCCATAATTTAAGTTAATTCAAACCTGGCTGGATTTCTATGCCGTTCCCCGGTAGGCTGCGAACAGGCAAAAACTTAGGCCGCCTCTCCTGAGGTCCTCTCTCCCAGAAGCTCCCAGTTGCTCCGCCCCACTCCGAGCCCGCCTCTTCCCGTGGGCGGGGTTACCGGTCGGCGCGGCCGGGGTCGCGCCACTGCGCAGCCGCGAGAGGGCGGTACCACGGTGGCTGCGACATGGGGGGGCGCGGAGCAGACGCCGGAAGTAGCGGTGGTACGGGTCCCACCGAGGGGTACTCACCGCCGGCAGCATCCACCCGCGCCGCGGCTAGAGCCAAGGCCCGAGGGGGTGGGCGTGGCGGCCGCCAGAACACAACACCCTCTGTTCCCTCTTCTCGCGGAGCCGCGCCGCGTCGCTCCCCTCCACCGGCTGCCATGAGCGAGCGCCTCCGCCCCAGGTGAGACCACCGAGACCCCCTTCGTTCCCAACCCCTCGGCGGGGCTGGAGCCAAAAGGGCGCGCGAAGCGGGGGTCTGAGCAAGCGTGGGCCCTCCGGGTCTCCTGGGCGCTCTGCGGCCccgggggaaaagggagagggatgCGCAAGTACCTGGTCCCTGAGGTGCTAGGAGGAGTGACTCGTTGGGTCCACGTCTCCCCCCACCCGCACCCCGTCTTTTTTCCCCCTCGTCTTTCCCTACTTGGAATGCAGTCTGAACGGTCCCGGAAGAGAGACAGTGGCCCTAAAGCTTCCCTGTCCTAAATttaggagggtggggggatgggagggatgtcTGATCTTTGAGAGGGAGTCCCTAGGACGTCTTTGAGGGGCAGTGGCGGGGAGCAGCCGTCTCCCCAAGGTCAGAAAGGATTGGGTTGAACTCTGCAGCAGGGAAGGATGGGGCTAGATGGAAGAATTTGTGCCCTCGGACGGTTGTGAACATAGAAGGGCAGACGACCAAAGTGACTTGGGGCATTGACAGGCAGGATTCTAAACTGTTTGGATACGGAGCCGTTTGACTCCGAAGGCGGGAGGTAGGGCTTGTATCGCGATGCTCTACTTTCCACAAAGCGTGGCCTCAGGACCCGGGTCTTCACCTAGGGGTGCTGTTCTTGCTTGCCGTGTGCAGAATAGAGTCGGATCAAGCTgcctgcttgctttcttttctcgTTTCCTCCtgtaagggggtggggaggagaaagttGGGATTGGGTACCCCAAATGAAGAGGAGCAACTTTActtcaaattagaaaaatccctCGTGGGATTTGAAGTGAAAAACCTATAGATCGCCAAGTCCAACACTATCCCTTTTCTGATGAGGAAACACTTAGAGAGCTCAGCTGGTTTACGCGAGTCTTTCCACGTTCACCAATCTTTCGTTATTTCCCCGGAGTCTCAGTAAAGCTCAAGGGAATAAAATAGGTTTGCCTTGGTAGATTATGCTGAATCTTGTTGTTCATATTTTCATTGGCTCTGAATGTAATTGACAGTCTTCCCACAAAGGTCTTGCTCTGGAGGATGGTTAATTAAGGGAAAGCATCCTGAGGTTATTTGGTCCAATAGGTCCAAAGATCTAGGTTGGCCCATACTTCTGCACTGGATTATTGATTTCGGTATATAGTGAGTGGGGCATAAAGCCTGCTTGTATAGAAAGTAAGAGTGGACTAGATTTGAACTTGGGGGCCGACTTGCTATTGGAATTAGGAGCAAGTTCCTTAGTCAAGGTAAGCCAGATCCGTCATTGTTTTCCTTCCCAAACCCAGTTTATACTTCTGATAGTCTCTTGTGATGTCTCCTATCTGAAAAAGTCTAAATATTTCCTACAGAAATACTCCTTTTATCTCTCACTGGATAAGCAAACCTGAATGTGCTTATACGGGTAGCAGATGCCTTTTATCTAGTACACAAATAACCTCAACATGTTTATACTGGTGATTTCATTGCCATAAAAAAACCACGTGATTTGGACAGGGGTTTCTTACCTGCTTTTCACCCCATGTTTCATGGAGTATGATGGACCAGCCCTGCCAGCTCCTGTTGTCATAATAGCTCCAAGTCGGTTCAGTTTCCTGGATCTGTTTCCTCAACTTTAAGATGAGGGGTTGGTCTGAGATGGTAATTTTTCAGACTGTTATAAAATATACTGAGATAACCATAGAGGGGTAGATGTATGCCAGGGAAACCCCTACTTTAACCAAAACAAGtcctttatttcatatatatgttgaatgatttttttccctgatagaAAGGTTTCTgttactatattaaaaaaaaaaaagtttgaaaaacactagTCTCCTTACtcttaagatttcttttctgCTCAGTGTCTAGGAGATGACTagaagactggaaagaaatgaaatgagcaGTGATGTAATCGGCCGTCCTTAAAAGTAACAGATGCTAAACAACAATCTGTAACTAGATGCCTGGGGAGAACATAATCAATTATATGGTGGCGGCTGAAATTATAACCTGGTCTGTGGCATTAATGTGGAAGGCTATAATCTGACTTTGTGGATACGGTTGAACATGAAACTGTAATCTTGGCAGTCATTAACAATATTGTTGAAAGAAGAATGTTTCAAGGGTGGAATCTACAAAGAGcttagaaaaaggagaaagaagaacaggaaGGCTCATTTTTAATCCATACCATCCAAAGGAGAGGGCCTCCTATGGGGTGATTGGGGTACTGTGAGAAAGCTGCTGATGATGAGGCAGGGGTATTTCATGGGACTTTTCCCAGAGTTTAGTTGAAATCTGCAGAACCGGCCCATCCTCTCTGTACTCACATCCTTTTTGTCCGACAGCCTCCTTGACGTTCATCTTCTTGTCACTGCAAAGATAGGCCATGGATTATAAGTGAGGAAGTTGGGCAGTTGGGGTCAGGCTCATAAGTGGTTAGAGTGGCTCAGCCGCCCAGAGCACAGTCAGCTGCTGGCATATTGATAAGGGAAGAGTTTGGGAACCAGCATTTGGTGAGTTTCCCTGGGGTGGCATGTGACATCTGTCGGATCTTGTTCTGTTAACTGCATCTCTTTTCCAAAAAGATTCTCTGGCCATATTAGggtgaaaataattatttggttCAAATCTGTGGTAATAGCACATCCATTTAAATGAGTATCAAACCTGCTTTTCACCTGGTTTTTAACCCCCACATCCTTAAGAGTAATGTGCGGTTAAGATCCAGTGACCTGAGAGAAGGGTTAGGGAGCAGAAATGATGATCTTAGAAACAACTGAGTCTTAGAATGAGGTCACCAGAGCCCTTTGCAGGTTGGGTAAGGCTTGATCAGAACCACCCACTCACAATGTATTGTTCCAAGCCTAAGCTGGGTCTGCACTCATTAACGGATGTATTCAGCGTACAGGAGTATTGCCAGATACAGGGCATTGAGCTAAGGGTGATAACTTAGATGTTCTCCAGTATCAAGACTTCAACTCAAAACCTTGAGGATATGGGCCTGCCCTACCATGCTACACTACTGGCATAGAAAGTGTATGACTGTACAGAAGATACTCAGTGCTCAAATAAATACTTTGCTCAAATTCAGTACCTGCCCAAGAGCGGTCTTTCCTCTAGCTATAGAAATTTGAATCTTTGAGAGTTTTCCTTATAGTAGATTATGCTGCTTTGTATAAATTGGCCTCTTGCCAGTGCTGCCAGTGACACTTTCTATAGTGATGGGAATGCCCTGTGTCTGTGCTATCCAGTACAGTTGCCCCTAACTACCTGTGGCCTTTGAACACAGAAAATGtagctagtgtgactgaggaactggtTATTAAATTAAACATAAGTAACctcatgtggctagtggctgccatattggatagCACAGTTCCGGGCAGTTTGCCTTCAAATGATACCTCctctaatttatttctattttctgtctcctaaACGGGGCCGTAGACATCCTCCCAGGAGCAATTAATTCTTTCATCGAATACATACACATTTTGTCTGTTGCACCTCTGAGAACACTGAGGTAGATGTGTGGATTTTCCTTAAACCTGAAAATTTTGAGCAGCTTATGCTGCAAACTCTAATAATTTGGTGACATAACATACAGTACTAGGTGGTGTGGAGAGAATAATGGAGTTAATGTGTGGCAGAGC includes the following:
- the C16H17orf80 gene encoding uncharacterized protein C17orf80 homolog isoform X4 — encoded protein: MEVCPHCKKPFKRLKSHLPYCKMIGPNVPADQKACQSKPAPHAKKMKGPIADLNNTKEKKLEMASKKRNTNLVKDRPEQATKSFPPLAVGLERSSNTKANKDVQNQGQCSIKTLKNTEPKITFQGEAKGRFHASETTTPRRELAKYLPTSGEGRSNLSETETSLPLGPVEPSSSDQDRKYSSALPNDVQITSTNFRLDKIDPLRWKLLVNLPDKPHHSSPLNLSYGVEGVRTSLSNNERQSKARDHLSEVSSDVRDSETQEKNMESQFLNFKVSLVGDIQVRENQGKGLYLGTEAHSSRGNAEKSVSVAEIPEWASVMGDAKNISSDDSATENKGSHEGPSSNLFIPRETACSELLSVSQPHNQSLASLAVRFFQEEKAGACRPHGVLDVEALTESGEGASLQPSSGHGPPVSHLGCQQTLHSVLPHASYSPFRQIGIADRKTLSSSLGLEWFPELYPGYLGLGVLPGKPQYWNAMAQNPQPTSPQGERLSKVPLWQRSSTALRSLEPPTRLASSNLSLMRLLGAVQKGWVRCSTTVRSGVGGITMLFTGYFVLWCGWSFRHLKLQRWRKW
- the C16H17orf80 gene encoding uncharacterized protein C17orf80 homolog isoform X3, which translates into the protein MRADNSNRVCAAGLGDCDREAWRAGRNSPQVSILLEEAPVRIGERYSPRMEVCPHCKKPFKRLKSHLPYCKMIGPNVPADQKACQSKPAPHAKKMKGPIADLNNTKEKKLEMASKKRNTNLVKDRPEQATKSFPPLAVGLERSSNTKANKDVQNQGQCSIKTLKNTEPKITFQGEAKGRFHASETTTPRRELAKYLPTSGEGRSNLSETETSLPLGPVEPSSSDQDRKYSSALPNDVQITSTNFRLDKIDPLRWKLLVNLPDKPHHSSPLNLSYGVEGVRTSLSNNERQSKARDHLSEVSSDVRDSETQEKNMESQFLNFKVSLVGDIQVRENQGKGLYLGTEAHSSRGNAEKSVSVAEIPEWASVMGDAKNISSDDSATENKGSHEGPSSNLFIPRETACSELLSVSQPHNQSLASLAVRFFQEEKAGACRPHGVLDVEALTESGEGASLQPSSGHGPPVSHLGCQQTLHSVLPHASYSPFRQIGIADRKTLSSSLGLEWFPELYPGYLGLGVLPGKPQYWNAMAQNPQPTSPQGERLSKVPLWQRSSTALRSLEPPTRLASSNLSLMRLLGAVQKGWVRCSTTVRSGVGGITMLFTGYFVLWCGWSFRHLKLQRWRKW
- the C16H17orf80 gene encoding uncharacterized protein C17orf80 homolog isoform X1, yielding MLVWVSCGQSCCVRWITPCADNSNRVCAAGLGDCDREAWRAGRNSPQVSILLEEAPVRIGERYSPRMEVCPHCKKPFKRLKSHLPYCKMIGPNVPADQKACQSKPAPHAKKMKGPIADLNNTKEKKLEMASKKRNTNLVKDRPEQATKSFPPLAVGLERSSNTKANKDVQNQGQCSIKTLKNTEPKITFQGEAKGRFHASETTTPRRELAKYLPTSGEGRSNLSETETSLPLGPVEPSSSDQDRKYSSALPNDVQITSTNFRLDKIDPLRWKLLVNLPDKPHHSSPLNLSYGVEGVRTSLSNNERQSKARDHLSEVSSDVRDSETQEKNMESQFLNFKVSLVGDIQVRENQGKGLYLGTEAHSSRGNAEKSVSVAEIPEWASVMGDAKNISSDDSATENKGSHEGPSSNLFIPRETACSELLSVSQPHNQSLASLAVRFFQEEKAGACRPHGVLDVEALTESGEGASLQPSSGHGPPVSHLGCQQTLHSVLPHASYSPFRQIGIADRKTLSSSLGLEWFPELYPGYLGLGVLPGKPQYWNAMAQNPQPTSPQGERLSKVPLWQRSSTALRSLEPPTRLASSNLSLMRLLGAVQKGWVRCSTTVRSGVGGITMLFTGYFVLWCGWSFRHLKLQRWRKW
- the C16H17orf80 gene encoding uncharacterized protein C17orf80 homolog isoform X2; its protein translation is MLVWADNSNRVCAAGLGDCDREAWRAGRNSPQVSILLEEAPVRIGERYSPRMEVCPHCKKPFKRLKSHLPYCKMIGPNVPADQKACQSKPAPHAKKMKGPIADLNNTKEKKLEMASKKRNTNLVKDRPEQATKSFPPLAVGLERSSNTKANKDVQNQGQCSIKTLKNTEPKITFQGEAKGRFHASETTTPRRELAKYLPTSGEGRSNLSETETSLPLGPVEPSSSDQDRKYSSALPNDVQITSTNFRLDKIDPLRWKLLVNLPDKPHHSSPLNLSYGVEGVRTSLSNNERQSKARDHLSEVSSDVRDSETQEKNMESQFLNFKVSLVGDIQVRENQGKGLYLGTEAHSSRGNAEKSVSVAEIPEWASVMGDAKNISSDDSATENKGSHEGPSSNLFIPRETACSELLSVSQPHNQSLASLAVRFFQEEKAGACRPHGVLDVEALTESGEGASLQPSSGHGPPVSHLGCQQTLHSVLPHASYSPFRQIGIADRKTLSSSLGLEWFPELYPGYLGLGVLPGKPQYWNAMAQNPQPTSPQGERLSKVPLWQRSSTALRSLEPPTRLASSNLSLMRLLGAVQKGWVRCSTTVRSGVGGITMLFTGYFVLWCGWSFRHLKLQRWRKW